A window of Methanobrevibacter boviskoreani JH1 genomic DNA:
CCTCCTTAACTTCAAGAACAGTACCCTTTGCAGGAGCGTCTTTATGGATAGCAAGTTGAGATGTTAAATATTTTTGTGCAAGACCAAGTAACATTGTAATTAATTCAATTACTCCTTCACCAGTTTTTGCACTAATCGGTACAATTGCAATTTGAGATGCAAAATCACTTACACGATCAAACCTTTCTGATTGAAATCCAGCTTCATGTAATCTACCAACAACTTCATAAACTTTCATTTCAAGGTCTTGTTGAACACTAGGAGCTTGACTTTTAAAACTCTCAGTAAATGAAGCATTTTCAATTGAGTCCCAGCCAAATAATTTATCGACTTTATTTGCAGCAACTATAAATGGAGTTTTATACATTTTTAAAATATTTAAAGCCTCTAATGTTTGAGGTTTAAAACCCTCATTTATATCAACAATTAAAATAGCTAAATCTGCTAAAGCTCCACCTCTTTTTCTTAAAGATGTGAAAGCTGCATGTCCAGGAGTATCAATAAAGAAAAGTCCAGGAATAGTATCTGCTATAGATAATTTATCAATAAGTGGACCACAAATATCTGAAATAGTTTCAATAGGTATTTCAGTAGCTCCTATATGTTGAGTAATACCACCGGCTTCTCTACTAGCTATAGTACTACCTCTAATATAATCAAGTAATGTTGTTTTACCATGATCTACATGACCTAATACAGAAACAATAGGTGATCGTATATTCATATTATCTCCACATATTTAATTTTTAAATATTTAAAAAAATTTAATTTTAAATTTCTTTTAGATTTGCTTATAAATTCTTTAATTAAAAAGAATTGAAAATTTATTCATAAATCCAACTGTTGTCAGACATTGAATAATCAATAATTTCATCTTCATTGAAGAAAAGGTTAATTTCTCTTTCAGCGGATTCAGGTGCATCAGATGCATGGATTATGTTTCTTCCAGTATCCATACCAAAATCTCCTCTAATAGTTCCTACATCAGCTTCTTGAGGATTGGTTGCTCCAACCATTTTTCTGATTACACTAATAGCTTCATCTCCTTCAATAACCATAGTAAGTACAGGTCCTGAAGTGATATATTCAATTAATCCTTCAAAGAAAGGTTTATCCTTGTGTTCACCATAATGTTCTTTTGCTAAATCTTCGGAAATCATTCTTAATTTTAAAGCAACGATTTTTAAACCTTTTTCTTCAAAACGAGATAAAATTTT
This region includes:
- the ndk gene encoding nucleoside-diphosphate kinase, translating into MIQKTYVMLKPDAVGRRLMGKILSRFEEKGLKIVALKLRMISEDLAKEHYGEHKDKPFFEGLIEYITSGPVLTMVIEGDEAISVIRKMVGATNPQEADVGTIRGDFGMDTGRNIIHASDAPESAEREINLFFNEDEIIDYSMSDNSWIYE